From one Gossypium hirsutum isolate 1008001.06 chromosome D08, Gossypium_hirsutum_v2.1, whole genome shotgun sequence genomic stretch:
- the LOC107940073 gene encoding hydroxyproline O-galactosyltransferase HPGT3 isoform X5, which translates to MQRTENCLLIFLRGTLNRFLSAMFSFGLRSQTNSPCLILFPLFLLLKPKVLTIEDKLIVLGCKDLERRIVEVEMDLTLAKSQGYLKHQLPQSESSSQRKLLAVIGVYTGFGSYLKRNTFRGSWMPRGDALKKLEERGVVIRFVIGRSANRGDSLDRHIDEENSKTKDFFILEGHEEAQEELPKKIKFFFSTAVQNWDAEFYIKVDDNIGVDLEGLIGLLEHLRRQDSSYIGCMKSGEVVSEEGKLWYEPDWWKFGDEKSYFRHASGSLLILSKNLAQYINTNSASLKTYAHDDISVGSWMMGVQAIYIDDNRLCCSSIKQDKVCSVA; encoded by the exons ATGCAGAGAACAGAAAATTGCTTGCTAATCTTCTTAAGAGGAACATTGAACAGGTTTCTTTCTGCGATGTTTTCATTTGGACTCAGAAGCCAAACAAATTCTCCTTGTTTGATCCTATTTCCTCTGTTTCTATTGTTG AAACCAAAGGTTCTTACCATTGAAGATAAGCTAATAGTCTTAGGATGCAA ggaTCTAGAGAGGAGGATTGTAGAAGTTGAGATGGATTTGACATTAGCTAAGAGTCAAGGCTACCTCAAGCACCAGTTGCCACAAAGTGAGTCTTCTTCACAACGAAAGCTTCTAGCAGTTATTGGAGTTTATACTGGATTTGGTAGTTACTTGAAACGAAATACATTTAGAGGTTCTTGGATGCCTAGAG GCGATGCTTTAAAAAAACTCGAGGAAAGAGGAGTAGTGATACGATTTGTGATTGGTCGAAG TGCTAATCGAGGAGATAGCTTGGATCGTCATATTGATGAGGAAAATAGTAAGACGAAAGATTTCTTTATTCTT GAGGGTCATGAGGAGGCTCAAGAGGAGCTACCTAAAAAGATAAAATTCTTCTTCAGTACTGCAGTTCAAAATTGGGATGCCGAATTTTACATTAAAGTTGATGATAATATTGGCGTTGACCTAG AGGGGTTGATTGGACTTCTTGAACATCTACGTCGCCAAGATAGTTCTTATATTGGATGCATGAAGTCAGGAGAAGTGGTTTCTGAAga GGGAAAGCTTTGGTATGAACCTGATTGGTGGAAATTTGGGGATGAGAAATC GTATTTCAGGCATGCATCTGGTTCACTTCTTATACTCTCCAAAAATCTTGCTCAATATATCAACACAAACAG TGCATCTTTGAAGACTTATGCTCATGATGATATATCAGTGGGATCTTGGATGATGGGTGTCCAGGCAATTTATATAGATGATAACCGTCTTTGCTGCAGTAGCATTAAACAAG ATAAGGTGTGTTCTGTGGCTTGA
- the LOC107940072 gene encoding heparanase-like protein 3 isoform X1: protein MCMLFKLVLLYLWVHWVNQGSDFVTGRSGNVTSGTVFVNGTASIGKTDDNFICATLDWWAPNKCDYGTCSWERSSLLNLDLSNPILLNAIKAFSPLKIRMGGTLQDKVIYETKDDKSPCAPFVKNSSEMFGFSKGCLPMSRWDQLNVFFKKAGAMVVFGLNALNGKTIGSDGSATGAWNSSNAESLIRYTVNKGYSIHGWELGNELCGTGVGAKVAPDQYASDVKSLENIVQNIYRGFEVKPLVIAPGGFIDTNWFAQFIQRTPKSLQVVTQHIYNLGPGNDNQLINNILDPSYLDGGAQPFRDLEAILKNSATPAVAWVGEAGGAYNSGQNLVTNSFVNAFWYLGQLGMASSYDTKTYCRQTLIGGNYGLLDTATFVPNPDYYGALLWHRLMGSNVLSTSFSGTTGVRAYAHCSKQSQGISLLLINFNANISVNVRVVTDGEQAPRVKLGNTSREEYHFTAKDENLHSQKVVLNGKILALNSSGGIPPMEPVNRSMTDPIIVAPFSYVFSHISSIILPACIN from the exons ATGTGTATGCTGTTTAAGCTAGTGTTATTGTATTTATGGGTGCATTGGGTGAATCAAGGCTCAGATTTCGTGACCGGAAGGTCTGGAAATGTTACTAGTGGCACTGTTTTTGTTAATGGAACAGCTTCAATAGGAAAAACAGATGATAATTTCATCTGTGCTACGTTGGATTGGTGGGCTCCTAACAAATGTGACTATGGAACATGTAGCTGGGAAAGATCGTCTCTCCTTAATCTA GATCTTTCCAACCCCATATTGTTAAACGCTATCAAAG CTTTTTCGCCATTAAAGATAAGAATGGGAGGTACCCTGCAAGATAAGGTGATTTACGAGACAAAAGATGATAAAAGTCCTTGTGCACCATTCGTCAAAAATAGTTCAGAGATGTTCGGTTTCTCCAAAGGTTGCTTACCAATGTCTAGATGGGACCAACTCAACGTTTTCTTCAAAAAAGCTGG GGCTATGGTAGTTTTCGGATTAAATGCACTAAATGGGAAGACCATAGGTTCGGACGGTTCTGCCACTGGAGCTTGGAATTCTAGTAATGCTGAATCCCTTATACGATACACTGTTAACAAGGGCTATAGCATTCATGGTTGGGAACTTG GAAATGAACTGTGTGGCACCGGCGTTGGAGCCAAAGTTGCACCCGACCAATATGCGTCTGATGTGAAGTCTCTTGAAAACATTGTTCAGAATATATATAGAGGATTTGAGGTTAAGCCATTAGTAATAGCACCAGGAGGATTCATTGATACAAACTGGTTCGCACAATTTATACAAAGAACACCTAAATCTCTTCAAGTGGTGACCCAACACATTTACAACCTTGGTCCAG GTAATGATAATCAGCTCATCAACAATATCCTAGATCCATCTTATCTAGATGGTGGGGCCCAACCCTTTAGAGACCTCGAAGCAATTCTCAAGAATTCAGCAACACCAGCAGTGGCTTGGGTTGGTGAAGCAGGAGGAGCTTACAACAGCGGTCAAAATCTTGTCACCAATTCCTTTGTTAATGCTTTCTG GTATTTGGGTCAGCTTGGAATGGCATCTTCCTATGACACCAAAACATACTGTAGACAGACATTGATTGGTGGAAACTATGGTCTGCTTGACACTGCTACATTTGTCCCAAATCCTGATTACTATGG tgCTCTTCTCTGGCATCGGTTAATGGGGAGCAATGTCCTGTCAACAAGCTTCTCTGGGACAACAGGTGTTCGAGCATATGCTCACTGTTCTAAACAATCT CAAGGAATCAGTCTGCTTCTTATCAATTTTAATGCCAACATTTCCGTTAATGTCCGAGTAGTGACAGATGGAGAACAAGCTCCCAGAGTAAAGTTGGGAAACACTAGTAGAGAAGAGTACCATTTTACAGccaaagatgaaaatttacaCAGTCAAAAGGTGGTTTTGAATGGGAAAATACTCGCTCTAAATTCATCTGGGGGTATCCCTCCTATGGAACCAGTAAACAGGAGCATGACAGATCCAATTATTGTTGCTCCTTTCTCTTATGTATTTTCTCATATTTCAAGTATAATACTTCCTGCCTGTatcaattaa
- the LOC107940073 gene encoding hydroxyproline O-galactosyltransferase HPGT3 isoform X3: MEGLPTTTKTERRSRSKNLHTSKPSLVMAFFSCVAWLYVAGRLWQDAENRKLLANLLKRNIEQKPKVLTIEDKLIVLGCKDLERRIVEVEMDLTLAKSQGYLKHQLPQSESSSQRKLLAVIGVYTGFGSYLKRNTFRGSWMPRGDALKKLEERGVVIRFVIGRSFIPLLLCKWWALMGLTTLKLVVLIEEIAWIVILMRKIEGHEEAQEELPKKIKFFFSTAVQNWDAEFYIKVDDNIGVDLEGLIGLLEHLRRQDSSYIGCMKSGEVVSEEGKLWYEPDWWKFGDEKSHASGSLLILSKNLAQYINTNSASLKTYAHDDISVGSWMMGVQAIYIDDNRLCCSSIKQDKVCSVA, encoded by the exons ATGGAGGGTTTACCTACCACCACCAAAACTGAGCGACGTTCGAGATCCAAGAATCTACACACTTCCAAGCCTTCTTTGGTCATGGCTTTTTTCTCTTGCGTCGCTTGGCTTTACGTTGCTGGACG GTTGTGGCAAGATGCAGAGAACAGAAAATTGCTTGCTAATCTTCTTAAGAGGAACATTGAACAG AAACCAAAGGTTCTTACCATTGAAGATAAGCTAATAGTCTTAGGATGCAA ggaTCTAGAGAGGAGGATTGTAGAAGTTGAGATGGATTTGACATTAGCTAAGAGTCAAGGCTACCTCAAGCACCAGTTGCCACAAAGTGAGTCTTCTTCACAACGAAAGCTTCTAGCAGTTATTGGAGTTTATACTGGATTTGGTAGTTACTTGAAACGAAATACATTTAGAGGTTCTTGGATGCCTAGAG GCGATGCTTTAAAAAAACTCGAGGAAAGAGGAGTAGTGATACGATTTGTGATTGGTCGAAG TTTCATTCCTTTGCTATTATGCAAGTGGTGGGCACTAATGGGATTAACTACTTTGAAATTGGTAGTGCTAATCGAGGAGATAGCTTGGATCGTCATATTGATGAGGAAAATA GAGGGTCATGAGGAGGCTCAAGAGGAGCTACCTAAAAAGATAAAATTCTTCTTCAGTACTGCAGTTCAAAATTGGGATGCCGAATTTTACATTAAAGTTGATGATAATATTGGCGTTGACCTAG AGGGGTTGATTGGACTTCTTGAACATCTACGTCGCCAAGATAGTTCTTATATTGGATGCATGAAGTCAGGAGAAGTGGTTTCTGAAga GGGAAAGCTTTGGTATGAACCTGATTGGTGGAAATTTGGGGATGAGAAATC GCATGCATCTGGTTCACTTCTTATACTCTCCAAAAATCTTGCTCAATATATCAACACAAACAG TGCATCTTTGAAGACTTATGCTCATGATGATATATCAGTGGGATCTTGGATGATGGGTGTCCAGGCAATTTATATAGATGATAACCGTCTTTGCTGCAGTAGCATTAAACAAG ATAAGGTGTGTTCTGTGGCTTGA
- the LOC107940073 gene encoding hydroxyproline O-galactosyltransferase HPGT3 isoform X2 translates to MEGLPTTTKTERRSRSKNLHTSKPSLVMAFFSCVAWLYVAGRLWQDAENRKLLANLLKRNIEQKPKVLTIEDKLIVLGCKDLERRIVEVEMDLTLAKSQGYLKHQLPQSESSSQRKLLAVIGVYTGFGSYLKRNTFRGSWMPRGDALKKLEERGVVIRFVIGRSFIPLLLCKWWALMGLTTLKLVVLIEEIAWIVILMRKIEGHEEAQEELPKKIKFFFSTAVQNWDAEFYIKVDDNIGVDLEGLIGLLEHLRRQDSSYIGCMKSGEVVSEEGKLWYEPDWWKFGDEKSYFRHASGSLLILSKNLAQYINTNSASLKTYAHDDISVGSWMMGVQAIYIDDNRLCCSSIKQVFCTV, encoded by the exons ATGGAGGGTTTACCTACCACCACCAAAACTGAGCGACGTTCGAGATCCAAGAATCTACACACTTCCAAGCCTTCTTTGGTCATGGCTTTTTTCTCTTGCGTCGCTTGGCTTTACGTTGCTGGACG GTTGTGGCAAGATGCAGAGAACAGAAAATTGCTTGCTAATCTTCTTAAGAGGAACATTGAACAG AAACCAAAGGTTCTTACCATTGAAGATAAGCTAATAGTCTTAGGATGCAA ggaTCTAGAGAGGAGGATTGTAGAAGTTGAGATGGATTTGACATTAGCTAAGAGTCAAGGCTACCTCAAGCACCAGTTGCCACAAAGTGAGTCTTCTTCACAACGAAAGCTTCTAGCAGTTATTGGAGTTTATACTGGATTTGGTAGTTACTTGAAACGAAATACATTTAGAGGTTCTTGGATGCCTAGAG GCGATGCTTTAAAAAAACTCGAGGAAAGAGGAGTAGTGATACGATTTGTGATTGGTCGAAG TTTCATTCCTTTGCTATTATGCAAGTGGTGGGCACTAATGGGATTAACTACTTTGAAATTGGTAGTGCTAATCGAGGAGATAGCTTGGATCGTCATATTGATGAGGAAAATA GAGGGTCATGAGGAGGCTCAAGAGGAGCTACCTAAAAAGATAAAATTCTTCTTCAGTACTGCAGTTCAAAATTGGGATGCCGAATTTTACATTAAAGTTGATGATAATATTGGCGTTGACCTAG AGGGGTTGATTGGACTTCTTGAACATCTACGTCGCCAAGATAGTTCTTATATTGGATGCATGAAGTCAGGAGAAGTGGTTTCTGAAga GGGAAAGCTTTGGTATGAACCTGATTGGTGGAAATTTGGGGATGAGAAATC GTATTTCAGGCATGCATCTGGTTCACTTCTTATACTCTCCAAAAATCTTGCTCAATATATCAACACAAACAG TGCATCTTTGAAGACTTATGCTCATGATGATATATCAGTGGGATCTTGGATGATGGGTGTCCAGGCAATTTATATAGATGATAACCGTCTTTGCTGCAGTAGCATTAAACAAG TATTTTGTACTGTCTAA
- the LOC107940073 gene encoding hydroxyproline O-galactosyltransferase HPGT3 isoform X4 codes for MEGLPTTTKTERRSRSKNLHTSKPSLVMAFFSCVAWLYVAGRLWQDAENRKLLANLLKRNIEQKPKVLTIEDKLIVLGCKDLERRIVEVEMDLTLAKSQGYLKHQLPQSESSSQRKLLAVIGVYTGFGSYLKRNTFRGSWMPRGDALKKLEERGVVIRFVIGRSANRGDSLDRHIDEENSKTKDFFILEGHEEAQEELPKKIKFFFSTAVQNWDAEFYIKVDDNIGVDLEGLIGLLEHLRRQDSSYIGCMKSGEVVSEEGKLWYEPDWWKFGDEKSYFRHASGSLLILSKNLAQYINTNSASLKTYAHDDISVGSWMMGVQAIYIDDNRLCCSSIKQDKVCSVA; via the exons ATGGAGGGTTTACCTACCACCACCAAAACTGAGCGACGTTCGAGATCCAAGAATCTACACACTTCCAAGCCTTCTTTGGTCATGGCTTTTTTCTCTTGCGTCGCTTGGCTTTACGTTGCTGGACG GTTGTGGCAAGATGCAGAGAACAGAAAATTGCTTGCTAATCTTCTTAAGAGGAACATTGAACAG AAACCAAAGGTTCTTACCATTGAAGATAAGCTAATAGTCTTAGGATGCAA ggaTCTAGAGAGGAGGATTGTAGAAGTTGAGATGGATTTGACATTAGCTAAGAGTCAAGGCTACCTCAAGCACCAGTTGCCACAAAGTGAGTCTTCTTCACAACGAAAGCTTCTAGCAGTTATTGGAGTTTATACTGGATTTGGTAGTTACTTGAAACGAAATACATTTAGAGGTTCTTGGATGCCTAGAG GCGATGCTTTAAAAAAACTCGAGGAAAGAGGAGTAGTGATACGATTTGTGATTGGTCGAAG TGCTAATCGAGGAGATAGCTTGGATCGTCATATTGATGAGGAAAATAGTAAGACGAAAGATTTCTTTATTCTT GAGGGTCATGAGGAGGCTCAAGAGGAGCTACCTAAAAAGATAAAATTCTTCTTCAGTACTGCAGTTCAAAATTGGGATGCCGAATTTTACATTAAAGTTGATGATAATATTGGCGTTGACCTAG AGGGGTTGATTGGACTTCTTGAACATCTACGTCGCCAAGATAGTTCTTATATTGGATGCATGAAGTCAGGAGAAGTGGTTTCTGAAga GGGAAAGCTTTGGTATGAACCTGATTGGTGGAAATTTGGGGATGAGAAATC GTATTTCAGGCATGCATCTGGTTCACTTCTTATACTCTCCAAAAATCTTGCTCAATATATCAACACAAACAG TGCATCTTTGAAGACTTATGCTCATGATGATATATCAGTGGGATCTTGGATGATGGGTGTCCAGGCAATTTATATAGATGATAACCGTCTTTGCTGCAGTAGCATTAAACAAG ATAAGGTGTGTTCTGTGGCTTGA
- the LOC107940072 gene encoding heparanase-like protein 3 isoform X2, with protein MCMLFKLVLLYLWVHWVNQGSDFVTGRSGNVTSGTVFVNGTASIGKTDDNFICATLDWWAPNKCDYGTCSWERSSLLNLDLSNPILLNAIKAFSPLKIRMGGTLQDKVIYETKDDKSPCAPFVKNSSEMFGFSKGCLPMSRWDQLNVFFKKAGAMVVFGLNALNGKTIGSDGSATGAWNSSNAESLIRYTVNKGYSIHGWELGNELCGTGVGAKVAPDQYASDVKSLENIVQNIYRGFEVKPLVIAPGGFIDTNWFAQFIQRTPKSLQVVTQHIYNLGPGNDNQLINNILDPSYLDGGAQPFRDLEAILKNSATPAVAWVGEAGGAYNSGQNLVTNSFVNAFWYLGQLGMASSYDTKTYCRQTLIGGNYGLLDTATFVPNPDYYGALLWHRLMGSNVLSTSFSGTTGVRAYAHCSKQS; from the exons ATGTGTATGCTGTTTAAGCTAGTGTTATTGTATTTATGGGTGCATTGGGTGAATCAAGGCTCAGATTTCGTGACCGGAAGGTCTGGAAATGTTACTAGTGGCACTGTTTTTGTTAATGGAACAGCTTCAATAGGAAAAACAGATGATAATTTCATCTGTGCTACGTTGGATTGGTGGGCTCCTAACAAATGTGACTATGGAACATGTAGCTGGGAAAGATCGTCTCTCCTTAATCTA GATCTTTCCAACCCCATATTGTTAAACGCTATCAAAG CTTTTTCGCCATTAAAGATAAGAATGGGAGGTACCCTGCAAGATAAGGTGATTTACGAGACAAAAGATGATAAAAGTCCTTGTGCACCATTCGTCAAAAATAGTTCAGAGATGTTCGGTTTCTCCAAAGGTTGCTTACCAATGTCTAGATGGGACCAACTCAACGTTTTCTTCAAAAAAGCTGG GGCTATGGTAGTTTTCGGATTAAATGCACTAAATGGGAAGACCATAGGTTCGGACGGTTCTGCCACTGGAGCTTGGAATTCTAGTAATGCTGAATCCCTTATACGATACACTGTTAACAAGGGCTATAGCATTCATGGTTGGGAACTTG GAAATGAACTGTGTGGCACCGGCGTTGGAGCCAAAGTTGCACCCGACCAATATGCGTCTGATGTGAAGTCTCTTGAAAACATTGTTCAGAATATATATAGAGGATTTGAGGTTAAGCCATTAGTAATAGCACCAGGAGGATTCATTGATACAAACTGGTTCGCACAATTTATACAAAGAACACCTAAATCTCTTCAAGTGGTGACCCAACACATTTACAACCTTGGTCCAG GTAATGATAATCAGCTCATCAACAATATCCTAGATCCATCTTATCTAGATGGTGGGGCCCAACCCTTTAGAGACCTCGAAGCAATTCTCAAGAATTCAGCAACACCAGCAGTGGCTTGGGTTGGTGAAGCAGGAGGAGCTTACAACAGCGGTCAAAATCTTGTCACCAATTCCTTTGTTAATGCTTTCTG GTATTTGGGTCAGCTTGGAATGGCATCTTCCTATGACACCAAAACATACTGTAGACAGACATTGATTGGTGGAAACTATGGTCTGCTTGACACTGCTACATTTGTCCCAAATCCTGATTACTATGG tgCTCTTCTCTGGCATCGGTTAATGGGGAGCAATGTCCTGTCAACAAGCTTCTCTGGGACAACAGGTGTTCGAGCATATGCTCACTGTTCTAAACAATCT TGA
- the LOC107940073 gene encoding hydroxyproline O-galactosyltransferase HPGT3 isoform X1, whose amino-acid sequence MEGLPTTTKTERRSRSKNLHTSKPSLVMAFFSCVAWLYVAGRLWQDAENRKLLANLLKRNIEQKPKVLTIEDKLIVLGCKDLERRIVEVEMDLTLAKSQGYLKHQLPQSESSSQRKLLAVIGVYTGFGSYLKRNTFRGSWMPRGDALKKLEERGVVIRFVIGRSFIPLLLCKWWALMGLTTLKLVVLIEEIAWIVILMRKIEGHEEAQEELPKKIKFFFSTAVQNWDAEFYIKVDDNIGVDLEGLIGLLEHLRRQDSSYIGCMKSGEVVSEEGKLWYEPDWWKFGDEKSYFRHASGSLLILSKNLAQYINTNSASLKTYAHDDISVGSWMMGVQAIYIDDNRLCCSSIKQDKVCSVA is encoded by the exons ATGGAGGGTTTACCTACCACCACCAAAACTGAGCGACGTTCGAGATCCAAGAATCTACACACTTCCAAGCCTTCTTTGGTCATGGCTTTTTTCTCTTGCGTCGCTTGGCTTTACGTTGCTGGACG GTTGTGGCAAGATGCAGAGAACAGAAAATTGCTTGCTAATCTTCTTAAGAGGAACATTGAACAG AAACCAAAGGTTCTTACCATTGAAGATAAGCTAATAGTCTTAGGATGCAA ggaTCTAGAGAGGAGGATTGTAGAAGTTGAGATGGATTTGACATTAGCTAAGAGTCAAGGCTACCTCAAGCACCAGTTGCCACAAAGTGAGTCTTCTTCACAACGAAAGCTTCTAGCAGTTATTGGAGTTTATACTGGATTTGGTAGTTACTTGAAACGAAATACATTTAGAGGTTCTTGGATGCCTAGAG GCGATGCTTTAAAAAAACTCGAGGAAAGAGGAGTAGTGATACGATTTGTGATTGGTCGAAG TTTCATTCCTTTGCTATTATGCAAGTGGTGGGCACTAATGGGATTAACTACTTTGAAATTGGTAGTGCTAATCGAGGAGATAGCTTGGATCGTCATATTGATGAGGAAAATA GAGGGTCATGAGGAGGCTCAAGAGGAGCTACCTAAAAAGATAAAATTCTTCTTCAGTACTGCAGTTCAAAATTGGGATGCCGAATTTTACATTAAAGTTGATGATAATATTGGCGTTGACCTAG AGGGGTTGATTGGACTTCTTGAACATCTACGTCGCCAAGATAGTTCTTATATTGGATGCATGAAGTCAGGAGAAGTGGTTTCTGAAga GGGAAAGCTTTGGTATGAACCTGATTGGTGGAAATTTGGGGATGAGAAATC GTATTTCAGGCATGCATCTGGTTCACTTCTTATACTCTCCAAAAATCTTGCTCAATATATCAACACAAACAG TGCATCTTTGAAGACTTATGCTCATGATGATATATCAGTGGGATCTTGGATGATGGGTGTCCAGGCAATTTATATAGATGATAACCGTCTTTGCTGCAGTAGCATTAAACAAG ATAAGGTGTGTTCTGTGGCTTGA